One Rouxiella sp. S1S-2 genomic window, ACCTGTTTGAGGTCTTTGTTCATCATCACTTCAATAACCATGTCTTTCAGACTGACCGACGCCAATTTACCCTGATAAATTTCAGGCGTTTTGATGCCGTTTATCCGGTTATAGGTGGTCATCTGCATTGAACCGCCGCCAATGTCCCACACCAGCAGATCAGTGTCTTTCACTGTGGGGTCGTTCAGCGCGGCCTTGGCCGACAGAAAACCTTGCTCAGCCTCCTGCTTTTGCGAAATAACGCGCAGCGATACGTGCGCCTGATGGTTAAACTGCTTAATAACCTGCGGCCCGTTGGCTGCCGTTCTGAAAACAGCGGTCGCTACGCCGGTAATACGCACCGGATGAAATTTCTGTGCCTGTCCGACCAGCGCCTTAAGGGTGGTCACGCCCTGCTGTTGAATTTCCGGGCTAAGCTGATTGTTGGCAGACTTGGCCAAGTCTTCATTAAAACCAATCGGCTTTTCCTGAGCGAACAGCACTTTACCCAGTGTTTTGGTGCAAACGTTGACTTCGCTGACCAGAATTTTGGTGGTGCCAGACCCCATATCAATACCCGCACGCACCTCGGTACAATTTTTTGCCATTGCCTGCGTAGCGAAACCCAAACACAAGATTGCGGTAGTATTTTTAATCCATTTATTCATGAGTACCCTGCTCTGAAATAAACTGCAAAAAATAAAGAAGAATAGAAATACCTTCTTTAAGCAATGAATTTCAAGTCGAATCTCGATGTCGATATTTTTTCAGAGCAAAAAAACTAACTCATCAGGCCCGCCCCAACGTTAATCGAAAGCCCCAAAATAGCCAGATTAAAAATAAAGGATAATACCGCCTGCAACAGAGAGATTTTCCTCACTGAGGTATTACCGGTACCGACATCCGCCGTTTGCGCCGCCACGGCAATCGTGAAGGAGTAATAGGCAAAATCCCAATATCCGGGCAGCGGAATTTTATCGGGGAACAGCAGGACTTTATTCTCGTCATCATTATTTAAATAATGCATGTGCGCATAGTGCATGGTAAAGGCGGTTGGCAACAGAGACCACGATACCACCAGCGTTGCGGCGGTCAGGGCAATATGCTGCACCTTGTCAGCCCCGCTGAGATTTTTTACTGCCCCCAATTCAAACAATATCGCTAAAATGCTCACCAGACAGGTTATGCAAACCAGCGCCAGCACCGTGGCCGCACTTTCGTCTTGCGCGCGAGCAATGCGAGCGATTCCCTTGGCCGGCGTTTTCAACATCAACACCCACAAAAAAAGCAGGTACAGCCACGCCAGAACGTTCCAGCTAATCAGCAGCCGCTGGGTGAGCGGCTGATTGGCCGGTAAAAAGAAAAAGCTGATGACGGCAAGCAAAAGTGCAACCAGCAACCTGGGGCGAGTACGATAGTAGTGTTTGAGCGGATGCAATAAGTTCATTTTTCAGCAGTTCTTGGTTAGCCAGTCATAATCTAACTGTAGACTGCCGTGAGTGATATTGAAGATCATTGATTGGGTTTACGGTAATAAATAGGGTCAAGCATCGCCGTTGCTATACCGTGCCTTTCATTCGGTTCAACGTCTGGAACGTCGGGCAGTACAAGATCCCGTTCAGGTAATCCGCTGGGTATCGACGGAAAACGTGCACTTCGCATGATTTCCAGCGTAAGATCTTGTTCCGGGGGAACGGGTAAAGTGGGTGCCAAAGGCAAGGTTGCCCATTCATGATTGTTGCCGTAGGTAGGCATTAGCGCATCAACCTGAACAGTATCCAGCACCTGATGACGCAGCTGTTCACTGCGCTCGTCCCGGACAGCACGAGACTCCTGCCACTGCATCTCTTTATCAGCCTCCCACTGCTGCTCTTTTTCCGCATTACGCGCTGTGGCAGAGTAAGCGCCTCGCGCCGCGGCGGTCACCATGGCGGCATCAGTCACTAATGACGACAGTCGTAAACTCTGCGAGGCTTTGGCATCCTGTTGAGTTCTGATTTGACGCGTCTGCTCCCGTAACGCCAACGTCCTATTCTGAAAGCGTTCGAAATTTTGCCGATCCCGTTGTTGTAAATCATCG contains:
- a CDS encoding Ppx/GppA phosphatase family protein, translated to MNKWIKNTTAILCLGFATQAMAKNCTEVRAGIDMGSGTTKILVSEVNVCTKTLGKVLFAQEKPIGFNEDLAKSANNQLSPEIQQQGVTTLKALVGQAQKFHPVRITGVATAVFRTAANGPQVIKQFNHQAHVSLRVISQKQEAEQGFLSAKAALNDPTVKDTDLLVWDIGGGSMQMTTYNRINGIKTPEIYQGKLASVSLKDMVIEVMMNKDLKQVSSPNPVGPLAGEILRWVKFYARTHVNPQIMQAAGSKKVVGIGGVHGYSIKDQLHPINNQYSAADLERVALVKTTQSDAQLSGDYRATDVTNLLLVEGFMQALNISDVTIVKASLIQGILLQ
- a CDS encoding DUF1345 domain-containing protein; the protein is MNLLHPLKHYYRTRPRLLVALLLAVISFFFLPANQPLTQRLLISWNVLAWLYLLFLWVLMLKTPAKGIARIARAQDESAATVLALVCITCLVSILAILFELGAVKNLSGADKVQHIALTAATLVVSWSLLPTAFTMHYAHMHYLNNDDENKVLLFPDKIPLPGYWDFAYYSFTIAVAAQTADVGTGNTSVRKISLLQAVLSFIFNLAILGLSINVGAGLMS